Genomic segment of Triticum aestivum cultivar Chinese Spring chromosome 6A, IWGSC CS RefSeq v2.1, whole genome shotgun sequence:
CCCGTCGACGATGGCACCCCGAAGCACGCACACAGGAAGCCTCCGgaaggcgctggcggcggcgggtcAGGGATGACCGTCAGGTTCCTCGTCTCGAGGGACAGCTTCTCCAGCGCCATCGCCGAGTAGAGCTGCACCGCGTCCTGCCCGTTCACCTGCACCAGCTCCACAAACAAGGGCGCCAGGGCGGCCTCTCGGGCGAACTCCACGTACTCTGGCGCCTCCTGCAGCATGCACGTCAGCCTGTACATCACCTTCACCATGCCCTCCGTCAGCGGCGTCGTGTACCGGTTCCCGCGGATGGCGCCCCGCCGCAGCTCTGCCAGCTTCGTGCTCAGCGTACCGAACGCTCCCAGCTCAAACAGCTGCCGCGTCAGCTTCGAGTCCCTCTCCGGGAGGTCACCCAGCAGGCCCACGGCTGCCGCCTGCTCCTCTGTCACGCCACCACCACCGGCGTCGGATATCACCCGGAGCAAGCTACTGAGGTGGCCACCGAGTGCATCTGCGAGCTCGGCGCCCATGTACGGCGACACGTTGCGCAGGAGCTTGAGGGACTCCACGCGGATCTCCCGGTGAGCTGCCTCCAGGAACTGGATCAGGCTGATGGTCGCGCCGGAGCTCTTGATGGCCGACACCACGTCTTGGGCTGTGTCCGGTGAGCTGGTGAGGCCGACCAGGACGTTGAGCAACTTGCACTCCACGGCAGGGCCGGTGTTGCTGATGAGATGGAGCAGGCCGTGCACCACGTCCTCGGACAGGAGCGTCTGCCTGCCGGCGTCGTCCAGCGGGATGGAGCGGAAGCTGGCCCCAGAGGCGACCAGGTTGGCGAGGATGGTGGCGGAGACCTCCTTGAGCCTCATGGGGAAGTGGCTGCTGGCGCCGACGGAGAAGAGGTCCTTGACCAGCGGCGGCAGGATGCCGGCCTGCAGCAGTATCTTGGCGCTCAGCTCGTTGGATGACATCTCCCTCATCGCCTTGAGCGTCGCCTCCCTCGCCGGCAGGCCGCCGGTCTTGATGATGCTCACCAGAAGAGTTCCAAcctgctccgccaccaccaccttgaCGTCGTTGGCCAACGCGAGCTCGCCGAGGTACTCAACCATGGTAACCTGCACCTCAGGCCCGCCTGCAATTCAAACCAGAAGTTGGAAAATTAAGACCACAAATTAACCTCTGGGAAACATTCTAAACCTTTTGCAGTTCAAAACAGAGGAGCAGACCAGAATTAGCAAAACTATAATAGTACGAACATGGTGAAGCAAAGTGAAGATAATGATGCAAACCTTGAAGCAGTTTGGTGAGGAGAGGCTGCAGCCTGCCATTCTCAGCCATTTGCTTGATGTTGGTGTCATACTTCTCCAGATTTCTGAGTGTCTTCTCTGCTTTCTCCACGGCCATCATGTTCTCCGACTTGCTGCTCCCCATGCCAACCAGCAGGAGTATGGCCCCATAGATGGCACCGATCCTTACGCACACGGGCTCATACTCTGACAGCTCATACAGCAGGGAAACTGCAAGCTCCCTCTCCTGGATATGCTCGTTCGACAGGAACTTTATGATGGTGCGCACCGTGTCGCCTTTCCCCAGCTCTTCCTGCAAAAGAAAccaaacatacatacatacatacatacatacatatagttACTTACTTACTTGAATAGGTAGCATATACACTGGGCCAACTGTGGAAAATCCACCCATCCAACAGGACTTCAGGAAGGAAAGAGAAGACAAACCTTGTTCTGATCATTGTCCTCGACGACGGTGCGAAGGACCTGCAGGGACTTGAGGCGgaccctcctgctgctgctcttgaGCAAGTCGGCGAGCGTGGATATGATGCCCTGGGCGCGCACGAGGTTCTTCTTGGCGCCACTCCGCTGGCATATCTGCGAGATGTATGCCATGGCACGCAGGGTGTCATCCTCGTCGTCCTCGGGGTGCATGCGGAGCGCGTTGCACGCCTTCTCGAGGTCCTTCTCGTCGTTcctggccctccactcgtcgatgaCGTTGCGGAGGGCGATGCTGGGGTTGATGTCGGTGGTGCGGAGCTCGCGCTGCGTGAGAGGGCAGGTGGGCCTGCGGCCGTTGTCGCGGCACTCCCTGAACCACTTGAGGATGGCCTCGCGCTCGAAGGTCTGGCCCGTCTCGATGGTGACTGGGTCCTGCATCACCTGCTTGGTGAGCGGGCAAATGAAGGCCTCGAACGCGGCCTCCTGGTACCCCTCGGTGGACTGCTCCTCCAGCTCGCCGTCTGAATTCCGGGCCATCATCTTGCAGCTGTGCAGTGCAGATCCTACACGAGTCAGATAGCGAATTGTGCGATACATGTGGTAAGAATTAACACTGACGTAGATACAGCAACAGCAGCAGAAATAGCAGTGGTGCAGTGCACTAGTAGTTTTGGCAATATCTTGGGCATATactacctctgtaccaaaatataCTAGTGATTGTAAGGATTGTAAGGATTCATTAATACATGCATGGAtaatacagcagcagcagcaatagcaATAGTGCTGTTTGTTGAATTCGAAATTAAGATTGGGGCTGGTGATGGACGGAACATATATGGCATACATAAACATAGGTGAAATGAAATGAAAAtgatgatagatagatagatagatagatagatagatagagccTACATACAGTACAGGCCTAGAGATTGACTGGCCTTCAGGTAGTCAAAACTAAGTAAGCTGCTGCTGCTACCCTACCTTACCTAGGAATGGAACCAAAACTTGTCCCCAACCCAAATACTATACTAGAAATCAAAAACAATGGGGAGGGCAACCCAAGcaagcaaagcaaagcaaagcaaTACAGCCcccaaaatcaaaatcaaaatcttTCTTACTAATTTGTTTGGTGTTTGCAGGAATTGGGTGGGAGAAGATGTTGGAGGGGATCATCAATTAAAGTAAAGTAAAGAGCAAACCTGAGTAGTCAGGTGGAGATGGCCGGAGAATAAATCGACCGGAGCTTCTTTCTTTATTGGatctgcagcggcggcggcggccctggCCCTGGCGGGGCGCAGCAGCAAGAGTCGGCGGCGCAGGAGGAATCAGCGGAGGAGAGGACGCCGAAAGGAATGAGAATGAATGGAGGGCGACGgcgagggaaggggaggggagcTGAATCAATCAAAgtcgcaggcaggcaggcaggggaAGAAGAAAGAAGCAGCAGCTGTGCTGTGCTGAGCTGCCTGCCGACGACAAGCCAGCTCgaaaatgaaatgaaaagaaaGAAAGTTGCTCTTTTTATTTCATATTCAGGCTGCTGCCAAGTTACTACTGTCCCATATGCAGATGCAACTGGAAATGGAAGACCAAGCCCAAACCCAAAGCAAACTTGTCCCAAGGTCAACAACAACGACGACTCAAggctcaatcaatcaatcaatcaatcaatggtGCTCACAAATACTACcactgtcccataatataagagaaAGCGTTTATATTATGGGATTGGATGGAGGGAcaacttttttcttttttgttctttttgaGAAAATACAAACCCCCAACAACACGTACATTCACACATTTCTTACAAACCCCCAACGTCCACAAACACCTCCTAGTCAACAGAAAGACACAACAAGAGTAGCACCTACCTCTTTCTTTCTTTCAATCTTTCCTTCTTGGTAAATTTATTTTACTCTAGCATCTACTAACCTCCTCCCACTTTACTACTACTACACCCAtctcaaaatgtaagacgtttttaggCTAAGAAAATCTTATATTTTAAGGCGGAGGTAGTATATAAGTAAAAAAAAATTGCATATATAATTGATGGCTGGCTGGCTCCTCTTGGAGTTTGTGTTTTGGTCAACTCAAATAATAGTATGTGCTGCCTTCCCTTTTCTTTCTCTCTTCATCAGGCCATAAGTCTAATCAGTGTCATTATCTTCTTTCTTCTGCATTAAACATCATCAAATGGATGGATGCATGGGACTGACTGACTTGATCCATTCCCACCCACCACTGTATTGATCCATTCCAACCCAACTACcctactacacacacacacacacacacacacacacagagacagagATATACACATGGATATTGCTGACTCTTTTCACATGGACAGACAGCTTCAAACTTCAAAACACCAAGCATCACCAGTATTCAAACACAAGCAACAATTTTCTTCTCTTCTGCAGCAGCATTATATTGTATTGTGCACAAACAAACAAAATGCCAGGTCAAATAAAGGGAACCTTTATATATATTCTTGTTAGATCATGTAAGTAGTAAACACACAGACGCAAACTTGAATACAAACTCTTTTACTAACTACAACACACACATGGATGAATGAATCCCAGCCAAATAATGTACCTCTGTGAATACATCTCTACACCGCGCGCTCTTCTTCCCTTACTCTCTTACTCTACTCTATCCCCTCCTCGACTGTCGACGGACGGCGAAACCCCTCGAGACCTCGGCTCGAGGGCGAAATAAACACCCGTCGTCCATCCATCATAAAAGGAAAAAATATCCTTGCCAACAGTGCATTGAATTTGCACCCATCATTCAATGTTTTGCTACATCAGGGTGTCACCTTCCCCACGTCGACACATTTCCCAACCTTGGCAACGCTAAGCTAAACGCCGAGTTGGCGAAGAGAGTCGGGGCCCACCAGGTATATCCGTCTTTGGCTGCTCTTGTACCGGAACACCACCACGCCTTTGTAAGCCGCCCGTGGAACACCGTCCTGGGAAAATAAGGGCAGAAAAAACAGAACATGAGCCGTCATATTTTCTACTGGACACTATAATACCCAGGTTGTTACACAGAAACTGCTCAGACGTAACACAGAAATTGTAATTTGGCTCATGTGACAATGAGAAAGGTTAAGAATTGGATTGAGATAGCAAGGAACCTTCCACTCTTCAAATATTCCAAACTGACGAGCTATACGCTCGAAGTCGCCCTGATTGTCATACTGAATCCTTACGTCCACATCCAGATTGTGGGCCTTCAACAAAGCATCGGATCCATGCACAGGTGTGGCGCTAGCCACGTCTTTCCCGAATTTGGTCAAAAACTTGTCCTGATGTCACCAACACTAGTATAAGGCACCCTCTTATGGAAACAGCAACTTTCTCTCTGAAGAACAGATAAATACTCCTTACCTCCTTGAGGTAGCTCAGGTCCTCGGAATTCCAGTCAATCTGTGGCCACAAGTAAGTCTCAGCAACAAACAGCTTTAAAAATCTGTACAAAATGAATTATATGGGGAGATTGATTTTTGCATACATGAGCATCATTTAACTTGATAGGTTTCAAGTATTGATCAAAGAATTGTCCCATGCTTGATCCCTGGAACGGAAAAAGAAAAACCCAAGTGTAAATGCCAGCAATCCAGAACCAATGGCTCAAATATTGGTACGGCATGCAAAAATGCAGTGATAAATTTGCATTGGTGTAGAGTAGCCAACATACATGCTCGCCAAAGTTGTATGTCCTGCATACTTCTGGCCGAATAAACTGCCGATCTCTGTGTACCTCCTTTAGCCTCACCCAGTCATCCCAATAAGTAAACTCTTGTCAAGGAAGAAACAGATGATACAAGATAGTCAAGAAAAGCATATCTGCTCATCTAAGAATCAGTAGGCAACAGTAAGGATATGCTTTGGGCCACTTTGGCGACAGCTCCATCCATGTTGACTTCGTTAGCATCCATCCAAGCCCCGGAAAGAAGTCCGAACGGTAAAGAGCCTCTGCAATGGATTATGTAGAAAATTGAGTAACTTTCCCTATTAATGTGGAAATAAAGTTGAACAGAGGCCTATCAGAATACTAACTTGGGTCATAAACGAACTGCTTTTGCCCATTATCATTCCAAGATGAAACAGCCATTATTGTCCTTCAATACCACAACGACAACAGTTACAATAACGCAGTTAGACACACTTGATATTAATTCACTGACTTGCCATATATAAAACAGAGTGCAGTTGTAACATACTTGTCAGTGTCAAGCAATTTCGCTGCAGCCTCGAAGTAGTCGAAGAAATCTGGGGCGATCTCCATGTCATCTATTAACCAATTAACCATGGAAATGAGATGACATTTGGAAATATCCAAGAACAAGACAGTCAAAGAACCATCAAAGTGATCACACCTTCCAGAATGATTACTCGGCGGAAATCATGCTTAATGAAGAGCTCATCCAAGGCCCATTTATAGTGGTCTGGGTTAAGAAGCATCATTAGGATAAGAATCGATCATATCATCAGTCTTAAGAAAACACGCATCAATTGAGGACCACCTACTAGCTATCTTGTAATATGCAACGTTTTCTCCTGGTCTTTCAGTGCGCACAGGCTCAAGATCCACATGCTGCAACACATCAAAGGCGAAAAGAACACTGAGTGCTAGCTATAAAATCATTTGCTGGTAGCCTGCACTCTTAGAAAAATACTAGAAATACTATGTAGAGAAGACTGAAACTAGAAAAGATACAATCATCCAAATTCAGAAACCTCCCCCCACCCCGTACCACATCATTGCACAGTTTCCTCAAGGGTAGCAGTTCCCATTGATGTTGTACCAGGGGCAGACCATTTCTACGATTGGACCATTGACATCACTGCATCTGATATCCACGTACATAACGTACTTTCCCAGTACCAAAATAATCTAGTGCCCTCTTAAAAAGCAGCACATCAAGATGCGACAAGTGAACATGTCTCCCTTGTGGCTAAGCCATTTTGCTGTTGGATCAAGTGTTGCTCCGACATGTCTCAAATGCTTCAAGTCCTACCTCCATCTAGATTTTCTACCATCTCTCGGTACATCTACAGCTTCTTGCAGGCCAAATTTTTATTTCAATTTTTGTACTTATATGTCTACTTGGTATGAGCAGTCATGCATAACATGTATCAGCTATGCTAACAATATTACAAGAGAAACAGAGTTGTTCTATTCTATCAGGCAATTAAGAAGCATAAAGCAAGTGTTTCTTTACGCACCTGCATAAATGTTATTTGATTGTAACTCAAAGCTTTCTTTTTTACTTCTCCATTTGTTCCATCCTGCGATTGGAAGGAGCAGTGTAAAAAAATTCCTTCCCACACACTTAAAGATACTGAAAACAAGAACTGAAATTACTACTACCAGCACCTGTGATATAAATAGTGGAAACTTTGAAGCAACTGCTTTCTGGTACCTGAAAGAGTTACCGTCCATCATTTATTTTGTCAGGAAGGGTGTTGTACAAACTGAAGCTACATGGATCTAGAAGGAGCAATTAACAGATtaggaagtactccctccattccaaattattcgtcgacgagtaatttggaacggagggagtaatagtctAAGTTTCCTCAGAGATGCTGCCTGGTAATCAACAGTGCAACTCGATTTCAAAGATAACTGACACAGGTGTCATCAACTGAGTGGGCTCTTACAGAATTAAACAACACAGTAGACGTCAGAAATGTTTTTCTTGTGGAAAATAAAGGAATGGAGAAAACAGAGCGTACTTGAGGATAGATTCCACTGTCCTCTGCAAATAGTCTGGTCGATTGCAAGCCATTATGACAACAGCGGCGACAGGAACCTGATGTACAGAAAGAGATGAGGTCGATCCTGTGGAGCAACAAAGGTTAGCAAGATCACATACATACCACGTTCTTGTTTATTAAGGTCTGTAAGCTCCTTTCTGCATCCAAAAAGAAATGATAAAAGTAGATTTAGATTCTTCAAGTTGCCGATGTCTCGGTAACATTTTTGGCATTCAGCCCAAACTGAATGTGTTGCACTAATTGTTAAACTCGATACCATCTATTGCGATGCCATATATTTAAACAATACAATACTCCTAAAGTTATTTCCACAAACATGGCCAAGGTCAAAATACTTTCCCATTTAGAAGTTTGGAAAATAATACAGTAGTTTGAATTTGTCTAAAAAACACACCAATTCAAAGATGAAATGTGAGAGTATTGTCAACGTTCAACATGGTTTGGATGGATAAAACAGGTGGCAGTCTACGACCTAATATGCCTGTACCATGTATGATAACTACTAAAAGAAGAGGAAGCATGAGAAAATCAACTAGGGTAGCTGAAATCATCAAGTAAGGCTAAACACAGAGGGTAATTAATGATTCCTTGCATACATACATACTTACTTTCAAGATCTTGGATTAAAATCTTGAGCTGCACACGCTCCTCGTCTTGGCGTACCTTCATCTCTGTTGCATCAACAGACAGGCAGGGGTTAATGCTGTGAAGTGTGAGCGGAAGCGTTACAGTCAGGTTATCGGCTTGGCAATCGTAGTAGTAGCGTGGAACAGAAGAGCTCTTCCCAAAAATGAGGGGGGATTTCATCATCATCATAGAGCAAGGAAGACAGACACCTGTAATCAGcgcctatctatctatctatctatctatctatctatctatctatgttgaGAAGCAACAAACATTTGAACCCTGATGAAGGGCAGCATGAGGAGAGACAGTAAAAGTAGCGGAAGTAGGTAGGTAGGTACCTTCAAGCGCGGCGATTTTCTCCTGCTGGGCGCTGACCTGGTCGATCATGGCGTGCAGCTGGCTCTCGCATTTCTCCTTCAAAAAAGTGCCTACCTGCTTAgtgtattgtactccctccgttctgaattacttgtctttgatttgtctagatatggatgtatctagactcattttagtgctagataccttcgtatctagacaaatctagatatggagtaatttggaacggagggtgtaggtagaaaagaaaagaaaagaaaagaggggatCCTCTCTTTTCTTACTGCTTCCGCGAGGCGTCCGCCGTCCATCGCCTGGGAATTAGAAGAAGACGACTGGGTGGAGAAGAGCCGCACCTGAAGACGAGACAGGATGCAAACACAAGGGGAAATCACAACCAAGAAAATAGAGACAACCGAGGAATCCCACCATCGTCTACTGGACTAATCTGACTTGCAGATGGGAGGCGGCGGTCAGATCCCCGGGCGGCGACCCGGATGGATCTGGCTCGCAgaaagcagagcagagcagaggagggagggaggactCTTATCTTACTTGGATGTAGATGAAGGCGAAGGCGGCGGCCACGAGGAGGAGGCGGATGTCGCAGGGGTTgcgcgccatcgccggcgccggcggcggagcaggGGAAGAAAGACGACTCCTTTGCAGGCAGAGCAGTCGCCCCCTGTCTGTCTGACTGACTTGGGAGGGAGGGAGACTCCACGGCTCTGCTCcgcttttctttctttcagttaaGGAGGAAGGAAAGATGAGATTTTTACATACAATGAGATGAAGAAGGATGGATGAGAGTTTCACACTCATCACATGAAGAACCTTCTCTACTTTTAGTAATACTACTCACCAACAAAACCCAACCATCCATCCATGCTACTTAGTACCAATCTAATCACAATTATTATATAGATAACCTAGTACATGTATATGAACCAATAATCATGTtgaattattttatttatttatttttcacacAAAGACTCGCAACAAACACGTCAAACAAAATGAACCAACACCCAACACCAGTATTCCTAAAAGATGACGAGACGTCCGCGGAAATCCACCGTACCAACTGTCCGACTCGTGAATGTAACTTTTGTAGCAGTGGATTTCGACAAATTGTTATTGCCGCTCCCGAAATCGTATATGCCCCCTCTCGTGCTTAATAAGGACCGCCCAATATGAAGCCCGAATCAACTTGACACAAAACATACATCTTTGTCGGCATTTAGACACTGTCATCATCAAAAAGGAGAAAGAATCCAATTATTTATCATACACTTACTATTATTAATATTTGAAACACCTAATTTGTTTTTACATGTGCACAAATAGCATGTCATGTGCACGATGCGACTGCTTCTAGATTTTTTTTTACATCAATCGGCATTCGTTATAGAATTCATCAAAATGTCAAAGTAGATGTGGCTAAAGTAGATGGGCTTTTTATTGCTGATAATCATGAGTACAATATTACTGCTAACTACTTTAGATAATAAATTAGGGGTATTTTTTAGTAATTCTTGCACAAATACTTGAAGAACCCAAATATATATGAGCTTATAATGGACATTATACCTACCTAACCAAAACTAAAATACAATGAATAGCTTCTGAAGCATTACCTAAGGCATATGATCAGAGGTCATACCTGCATGACCTCATCGTCGCAGTAGATCACATCCGGGGAAACACCGTGTTTGGCGAGCAGCAAGGGCATAGAGTGTCCATGTCACTCTCGCCATCATTGACTACCTCACTATGCACAAGTATAGTCACATCATGAGTTAATATAAGAAGTAGAGCAACCTTTAGTTTCTCATTCTTCAACTCCTGAAGTGACATAAAGAAACCCAACATGCCAAAAAAATCATCTGAAAAGAAAACACAAACAAGATATACTATACACATTCTAGTGTATACCAAAATACATGGACAAACACATGCATCACAATCATGTAAACACAATTCTTCTGTTCTGATCTTATTCTATCTATATTTTAACATTTGAGAAATAAATTTGAAGATACTACACCAATATGTACATGTATCGTTGTGATATCCATGTGGTTAAACATTTAAAACTTCCACAATCAATAGACGTGCTAATATACCTGGATTGTTCACATTAGTGCAATCTAAATATCTATCAAtaaaagttactccctccgtcccataatataaaacaaTTTTGCAAGCTACACAGGGAGTATTATCTTATGTATtgttattttctttagttttgttAACAATGCAACCAATCTTACATCACGCGAAGAATTATGAAGGACTAATAGATTAGAAAATGAGGATAATGCTAGTATGCTCTACGTTATCAAGAATTTTTGCCTCTTCAGCTTACATGAGCTTGAGGGCCCTGGTGTCATTGATCTCTTTTGCATATTCTTCCTGAAATAGCACAACAATACGGCGGACACAAAAAACTGAGCATCGTAAGTGCCTCTTATTCCTTCCATCAAGATATTAAAGACTGTTCAACTACTTGTGCACTGATGTACATATTTATCAGCATTACATCAGTTTTCGAACTGCTGGATGCCTATGACAACTACAATCTACTATGCCTTGCCATAAAAAGGAACACTATGAACGACACTTAGCAAGAATTATACCTAACCGAAGTGCTACTACATACTATACATCATAGTTGAACAAGCTTTCAGACTTTTTGTACTCAAAAGCATCCATTCTACTGGGTGAACATACTGCAGACGAAGAAAAGCAGTTTTTTTCAAGAGTTCATGGGAAGTTAATTGCATTACATTAGAATTAACCTAAAAACTGATATCTACTTTTCCATGATTTAGCTTCGAAATATGCAAGATCTTTCAATACAACATACATGTATAGACATAGATCTTCTAATGTACCAGTGTGGAATAGATCAATCACGACATGTTTGTTAAAAGGCCTACACTGGGCAATAGCCAACCATCGCGACATGTTCTTGTACAATCACAAAGTTGCAGGCATCTAAAAAATCACCAGAGTATGTAAGAGGCGaaactgcacaaaaataacattaaaaataataattcatt
This window contains:
- the LOC123129239 gene encoding alpha-1,3-mannosyl-glycoprotein 2-beta-N-acetylglucosaminyltransferase isoform X1 is translated as MSVKLSSILLHLIVCKNLIFPSSLTERKKSGAEPWSLPPSQVSQTDRGRLLCLQRSRLSSPAPPPAPAMARNPCDIRLLLVAAAFAFIYIQVRLFSTQSSSSNSQAMDGGRLAEAEKCESQLHAMIDQVSAQQEKIAALEEMKVRQDEERVQLKILIQDLEKRSLQTLINKNVVPVAAVVIMACNRPDYLQRTVESILKYQKAVASKFPLFISQDGTNGEVKKKALSYNQITFMQHVDLEPVRTERPGENVAYYKIANHYKWALDELFIKHDFRRVIILEDDMEIAPDFFDYFEAAAKLLDTDKTIMAVSSWNDNGQKQFVYDPKALYRSDFFPGLGWMLTKSTWMELSPKWPKAYWDDWVRLKEVHRDRQFIRPEVCRTYNFGEHGSSMGQFFDQYLKPIKLNDAHIDWNSEDLSYLKEDKFLTKFGKDVASATPVHGSDALLKAHNLDVDVRIQYDNQGDFERIARQFGIFEEWKDGVPRAAYKGVVVFRYKSSQRRIYLVGPDSLRQLGV
- the LOC123129239 gene encoding alpha-1,3-mannosyl-glycoprotein 2-beta-N-acetylglucosaminyltransferase isoform X2, with product MSVKLSSILLHLIVCKNLIFPSSLTERKKSGAEPWSLPPSQVSQTDRGRLLCLQRSRLSSPAPPPAPAMARNPCDIRLLLVAAAFAFIYIQVRLFSTQSSSSNSQAMDGGRLAEAEKCESQLHAMIDQVSAQQEKIAALEEMKVRQDEERVQLKILIQDLERSTSSLSVHQVPVAAVVIMACNRPDYLQRTVESILKYQKAVASKFPLFISQDGTNGEVKKKALSYNQITFMQHVDLEPVRTERPGENVAYYKIANHYKWALDELFIKHDFRRVIILEDDMEIAPDFFDYFEAAAKLLDTDKTIMAVSSWNDNGQKQFVYDPKALYRSDFFPGLGWMLTKSTWMELSPKWPKAYWDDWVRLKEVHRDRQFIRPEVCRTYNFGEHGSSMGQFFDQYLKPIKLNDAHIDWNSEDLSYLKEDKFLTKFGKDVASATPVHGSDALLKAHNLDVDVRIQYDNQGDFERIARQFGIFEEWKDGVPRAAYKGVVVFRYKSSQRRIYLVGPDSLRQLGV
- the LOC123129238 gene encoding U-box domain-containing protein 24; amino-acid sequence: MMARNSDGELEEQSTEGYQEAAFEAFICPLTKQVMQDPVTIETGQTFEREAILKWFRECRDNGRRPTCPLTQRELRTTDINPSIALRNVIDEWRARNDEKDLEKACNALRMHPEDDEDDTLRAMAYISQICQRSGAKKNLVRAQGIISTLADLLKSSSRRVRLKSLQVLRTVVEDNDQNKEELGKGDTVRTIIKFLSNEHIQERELAVSLLYELSEYEPVCVRIGAIYGAILLLVGMGSSKSENMMAVEKAEKTLRNLEKYDTNIKQMAENGRLQPLLTKLLQGGPEVQVTMVEYLGELALANDVKVVVAEQVGTLLVSIIKTGGLPAREATLKAMREMSSNELSAKILLQAGILPPLVKDLFSVGASSHFPMRLKEVSATILANLVASGASFRSIPLDDAGRQTLLSEDVVHGLLHLISNTGPAVECKLLNVLVGLTSSPDTAQDVVSAIKSSGATISLIQFLEAAHREIRVESLKLLRNVSPYMGAELADALGGHLSSLLRVISDAGGGGVTEEQAAAVGLLGDLPERDSKLTRQLFELGAFGTLSTKLAELRRGAIRGNRYTTPLTEGMVKVMYRLTCMLQEAPEYVEFAREAALAPLFVELVQVNGQDAVQLYSAMALEKLSLETRNLTVIPDPPPPAPSGGFLCACFGVPSSTGAAAGRPVGVCRVHGGFCSLRESFCLAEGGAGGKAVERLVACLDHLNPEVVEAALAALATLVGDGVEAAEGVGVLGDADGLRPVVDILVENRTEALRRRAVWVVERILRVEDIAQEVAADQTVASALVEAYRNGDPRTRHTAERALRHLDRIPNFSSAFHAQARRP